Proteins encoded within one genomic window of Arachis ipaensis cultivar K30076 chromosome B08, Araip1.1, whole genome shotgun sequence:
- the LOC107610629 gene encoding cellulose synthase A catalytic subunit 8 [UDP-forming]-like, producing the protein MVAVTPTGAVALFSFSDLLRALFLLDQHQRERRTQSMAATDVTKPAATGRDGDSSPFLEFEEAEEKEKSKTQKESERKRKRKELAELTDYGGGDELRKWKERERMDTIQVSVLFNSLGPSSASVVPVAEYIPAQDEARLLVVDTKLDVLCYASKKLPLRHVVSRLIIPGLADQLNALQNSILPNLLGQHPQVRQCIRILVNGLIKDAIHVIGCGYEEKTEWGKEIGWIYGSVIEDILTGFKIHCRGWRSIYCMPLRPTFKGSAPINLSDRLHQVLRWALGSVEIFFSRHYPLWYGFVGGRLRWLQSLTYINTIVYPFTSLPLVAYCFLPAICLHSGKFIIPTLSNLASVLFLGLFLSIITTSILELRWSGVTIEAIWQNEQFWVIGGVLAHLFAVFQGFLKMLAGIDTNFTVTAKAADDIEFGELYIIKWTTLLIPPTTLIIVNMVGVAAGFSDALNGVYESWGPLFGKVFFAFWVIFHLYPFLKGLMDRQNRTPTIVILWSVLLASVFSLVWVKINPFISRTDRTYSYV; encoded by the exons AtggtggcagtgacacccaccggCGCTGTCGCCCTCTTCTCCTTCTCCGATCTCTTGCGCGCTCTCTTCCTTCTAGACCAGCATCAACGAGAGCGACGGACTCAATCAATGGCGGCGACAGATGTGACGAAGCCGGCAGCAACAGGGCGCGACGGCGACAGCTCCCCCTTCCTTG AATTCGAAGAagcagaagagaaagagaaaagcaaaACACAGAAGGAAagcgagagaaagagaaagaggaaggaGTTGGCAGAGTTGACGGATTATGGCGGCGGCGATGAGCTCAGAAaatggaaggagagagagaggatgg ATACCATCCAAGTTAGTGTTCTCTTTAACAGCTTAGGGCCATCATCAGCGTCTGTTGTGCCTGTTGCAGAGTACATTCCAG CCCAGGATGAAGCCAGACTCCTTGTTGTGGATACTAAACTAGATGTACTCTGCTATGCTTCTAAGAAGCTTCCCTTGAGGCATGTAGTTTCAAGATTAATCATCCCTGGTTTAGCTGATCAGTTAAATGCATTGCAGAATTCAATATTGCCTAACCTTTTGGGACAACACCCTCAAGTGAGGCAATGCATTCGTATATTGGTTAATGGATTGATCAAGGACGCCATTCATGTAATTGGATGTGGATATGAAGAGAAGACTGAATGGGGAAAAGAG ATTGGTTGGATTTATGGATCAGTGATAGAGGATATCTTAACTGGATTCAAGATACACTGTAGAGGATGGAGATCAATTTACTGCATGCCATTAAGGCCAACATTCAAAGGGTCAGCACCAATCAACTTGTCTGATAGGTTGCACCAAGTTCTTAGGTGGGCCCTTGGATCAGTTGAAATCTTCTTCAGCAGACACTACCCTTTGTGGTATGGATTTGTAGGTGGACGCCTCAGATGGCTTCAGAGTCTAACTTACATAAACACCATTGTCTATCCTTTCACATCACTTCCTCTTGTTGCTTATTGTTTCTTGCCAGCAATTTGCCTTCACTCTGGAAAGTTCATCATTCCAACG CTATCAAACCTAGCAAGTGTACTCTTTCTTGGACTATTTCTGTCCATCATAACCACCAGCATCTTGGAGCTTCGATGGAGTGGTGTGACCATCGAAGCAATATGGCAAAACGAGCAGTTTTGGGTCATAGGAGGCGTCTTAGCACATCTCTTCGCCGTCTTCCAAGGTTTCCTGAAGATGTTAGCAGGCATTGACACAAACTTCACAGTCACAGCAAAAGCTGCAGATGACATAGAGTTTGGTGAACTCTACATCATAAAATGGACCACACTCTTGATCCCTCCAACAACTCTGATCATAGTTAACATGGTTGGTGTTGCTGCTGGTTTCTCTGATGCACTCAATGGAGTCTATGAGTCTTGGGGGCCTTTATTTGGCAAAGTTTTCTTTGCATTTTGGGTTATTTTTCATCTGTATCCATTCCTCAAAGGTCTCATGGATCGCCAGAACAGAACACCAACCATTGTTATACTTTGGTCAGTGTTGTTGGCATCAGTCTTCTCTCTTGTTTGGGTTAAGATCAATCCCTTTATCAGCAGAACTGACAGAACATATTCCTATGTGTAA